Within Lagopus muta isolate bLagMut1 chromosome 1, bLagMut1 primary, whole genome shotgun sequence, the genomic segment ACTGTTTGGCAATACCTGACAGAATAGGGTCcatcttctgaaaagcagctgctcCAAGCCCCCAGCCATTCCCCTGTCACTTTATCAAAAACCTGGATTCTTCTGTTGTCTCTGTCTGCAACCCAAACCtattaagaacaaaaatcatGGTTGTTCACAATTACAACAAATTAAACAGATCAGTTTCTTGCATAAGCAAAGTATcctgaagtaaaaaaagaagaagtacCCAGGAAGAACATACCTTCACATTCAAAGCTGAATAAGTAGGTATGACTTCCAAACAAACTCTTCACGtacagcaattatttttaaagtactttaGCAAAGAAATCAAGGCCCTCTCTTCACTCTTGTAGCTGTGACATGGGTATGCTCAGTGGTAATATATTCACACCTCCAGTGAGGACATATACACACCTATTAAATTCTAGAAACACTGGTCTGTCTCTTGCTAAACATTTGTTTCTCAGCAGTACTATCATGATCCAGACCCACGATGACTGCATCTGTTGACACTATTATGGTTTTAATACTACTACAAATATTGAGCAACTTCAGCACTATGACATTTTCAGCACATTTTTGCCTCCTCAGTTTTGTGGAGCTTATCTCTGTTCACTCTGTGCTGAGTTCACAAACACTGTAAGGTAGCAATACCAATAGCCAGTTCCACTGAAAGCCTCACATTTTCTATTATCATGAACATTTTAGCTGTTGACAACTTGTCTGACAGGTAAATAAGCTTCATCAGTTTTCTGGGACATCAcccaaaaggaaagaaaagacaagttTACCTGGGATCCTTCAtcactatttttaaatgaaatactgcTACAGCATTCTCAGATTTCTTAGGAATCGACAATGGTTTTCAACCCAAGCTGATGACCAACACCACTTTGGCAATAAGATCTCAGCCCATCATAACTGCTGTCTTTGACTGTATATACTCACTGTTCCTCTGCAACACAAAGCTGCTGtatcttttctctctcccatcccCCCAGTTTTGGCAGATAAGTTAGTTTTATAATCACTTCTTATTCTGGTTCAGACAGCATCTACAGAACCGGCTGAAAACAGTGACTGAAGATGCAGCCAAGTGATCTTATTTTCCCTTAAAAGTATTAAGAACAGCAATGCAAAAACTACATAATGATTTAGATCAGGAAGAAGTAGAATCTTGAATGCCTTGAGGTACATGCAGAAAAGGACAGATGCTCACAACCTAGCCAGAGTCTTACCATTCTCTTAAGCTTATCTGGAATTTCCAAATATGAAACTGGAGTCCCCTGAAGAAGTTTAAGTGCTCGGGCAGTTATCTATTACAGAACAAAATTCTTCTATGCTCCCACAATGGCAGCCTGTTACAAAGTGTATAAGGAACATTTCCAACATCCATGCAACAACAAACAGTATCTGGTCAGGACTCTTGCATCAACCCTGAAGACATCCACCTCAGTAGAATCTTCAGTATAAAACTTTGGCTCATGACTGCTATCACGTTGAAAACTGTGAAGCACAGCAggtcaaggaaaacaaatatgatTTTTTGCATTGTTCAAATTCAGCTGCCATCAGAGTCATCTATAGGTAAAAAATAAAGTCCTTCTTTTATTCCTTACCCGTCCAAAAGGGTCCACTGTCACACTGTGAGGGATCTTGAATTGGCCAATACCGGTTCCATTTTCTCCACTCAGCCATATCTCTTTATAATCTGAGCAGAAGGCACcacatgaaataaaagaaaaagaaaaaaaaaaaaaagaaacaaaaaaagaaaaagaaaataacttcagcTTAAAGTCATTCCATTACAAAGCTATTTAGTCATTTGTAAAAGATGGTATTTCTAAACCTTGATACATGaaactaaaaataatgcaaCTAGTGCATAACTACTGGATTGTAACTAGTGGTTTCAGCATCGAGGTTACAGAAATGCAGCCACTAATGCACGGGAGCCATAGTCAAGACTCTGTTAAgcactgtattaaaaataaataaaaacaaacttcagTGATGATCACACTTCTTCGTTTACTGAATTCATGTTCTGTATTTGTTACCTGGCAGTTTTGAGTCTATTCTGAGTTTCAATAATTTATCATTTTGCATGTTAAATGTCACCTGACTGTTTTATGAAGTGGGTGGTGTAGTGCAAAGGAGAAACTGTAACACCTCAATCTTTCCCCAGCTGCAGACAGGCACAGGCTCCTGACTCATCGCCCTAACCAGCACTGATCATCTGCTGGAGGGTATGAGTAAGTtaattagaatcacagaataaaagcATCTCCATCTGGCTCAACCTGGCTCTAAAAGTAGAACCGGTCCTGGTAACAAATCAAAACCTGGAATTAGATCAGGTTGGTGATATCAAATTCTCAGTATCTCCACAGGTTGAGAATGCAAAGGTTCTCTGGACAAACTACTCACTGACTGATCACTGCCATCATGAATCTTTCTCTCCCAAGATCAAACTGGAATTCCCTTGTTTTGCAATTTTTGTTCGTTGCTTCTCATTCTTCATAGAGAACATCCAAGAAATGTGCAACCCCTTCTCTGTACCCTCCCATCAGTACCCTGCAGACAGGGATAAGAACCCACCTTAGCCTTTGTCCCTGAAGCGTGAACAAATAAACTCCCTCAGCTTCTTGTCATCAATAATTAGAATATTAGTTTTTTTAGAGTATTTTTCCATACCTTCGGAAAGTTTGAGCAGTCTGTTATTCAttcctccatctccatccaCAACGTACATCTCTCCACTCTCCTCTACAAAGACCTCTGCTGGCTGATCAAATTGTAGGGGATTCAAACTTGAACCAGCGTTACCTGGCGTGCCCAACACCTGCAGAAGTTTACCAGAAGGGCTGTACTGTTTCACAGTGTGCCCATATTTGCctgaattataaaaaaaaaaaaaaaaaaaaaaagtgcaaaaatatcttaagaaacaaaatgagaagtATTACAACTGATTAcgaagattaaaaagaaaacctgaaaaccTGATGATTGCAAGTGAGATCAAAACAAGTAAAATCCCACAGTGAGAATATGACTATGGGTTAATGAATCCACAGGCTATAGCAGTACTTCTCCATCATACTAGGGTCACTAATCATAAGTAAAGACAAGCTTCACAGCCACAAGGTATTTTTATCCCTGATTCTTCTCCTTtgccaagaagaaaaagggctTGCTAAAGGAAGAAGCTACAAAGAGACACACAGCACTACTCATGAACCTTCAGAGTATTTCATACAGCACCTGACTAGTTTGTTCAAGGCAAGAAAAAACACCAACTTGTTTCAGAGTTACCTGAAAgccttatttaaataaaaaggctGTTTAATTTATACACAACTTGCAATTTTTTCCCTGCTTAATATTTCCTGCATCTCCACAGTGCTTACCTGATCCGACATCTGTGATCCATACTGAACTATCTGTTGCAGTGTTCGATACGAAGATACCATGAGGCATTTCAACTGTATCATTCCAGGAGTAAAGAAAATAGCCTTCCTCTGAGAACACAAGCACCTTTGGTACATCATCTCCCCTctgaaaaaccaacaaaaatccattaataaaacaaattaagcaAGTAATGATACTTTTGAAAATTcctctttgttatttttttgcagtctttcaTGGATCATGAAGGTCACTTGTCTGAGAGTTATCACTTTTTCCAgctagaaaaggaaagagagaagggtCCAAATTAACACCTGCCAATCATTCTAGACCTCCAACTTAAAACACATTGAGATCaatttttcagagcagccaagCACCTGCACTTTGAATTGTGTTTTTAAGTGGTTgatgaaaaatacacaaataaaatgcaagcatAATACAGGCACAAAAAACTAGCTGTACTGGTTAACTGCATGGTACTGAATTACGCTGTGCTCCATAATTAAATCCTTTCAGATGGTCCCAGAGGGACCATCTTAGCCACGAATAAAGATGCAAATACATGGCACAGGATAACACATGTAACTGAATTCCAATTACTGTAACCATATGGTTTTGATTTCATGGGACAGAGGCTGGAAGGGGACCAGTCATCTACACCAGAACTACATTCTACACTGCAGTTAGAAAAGAAGTTACTGATTCAGTTAAGTTGGATCATGTGTTCataccagaaaaaaattcatattttaaaaaagcacaaaagtattctcccagagctgctttaaaaaatgatcaATATCCTTATATTGTCATTAGTTTTAATACAATAATCATTTTATATACTTTGCAGGTTTAGctattatattaaaataactgGAAAGTACACGGgatgcttcaaaagtaatgcctcctgtctTATTCTGTTGACCTACAATGTCAGAAGGCAGACAGGATGTTGGTGGCATGAcagttgaaccttcccatccatactgcattacattttgttgctgtgcagcagatggTGGCAGAGGGGtggtctgacagaatggtgtctgacatggaagtgcatttGAAGCAAAGGTGTAGCACTGAATTattccttgcagaaaaaaagtggcACCCACACATTCATTGATTCTTGCTGAGCATTTATGGAGCCCAAACAGTGGAcgtgaacacagtgaggcagtgagtggagcatttcagcagtggaggCAGTGACAGTGGTCACCTGTGCCGTGCAGATTTTTTCAAGcatagcatgcaggctcttgttcatcattgttgatggtggtgactgtgttgagaAACAGTGCTctgaatttgctctatcaaatagtgttattctgccctttgtttctcttgttctttttacagaagtaagcaggaggtattactttcgGAGCAACTATGTACATGTATTAGCCTCACatttatataaacatataaaatattctATATATAAAAGTAAATATCCTTTTACACTACCTACAAATTATACGtgcatatttatatttatagatATATGTAATCATAACTCCTTACATATATGTAAAATGCACATATGAAAAGTATATATACAGACATATAAATGgataacaaaataattaaattatcaTAGGTGTACAACATAATAATCCTTAATGTAAAGCAGAGATTTTGAAGGCAAAAATGCTCTAGATTAACATGAAGAGAAATCTAGCATTTTCACTCACCTGTCCCACATAGACCAAACCGTGAAGAGAAtcaacagcaacacaaaatgTTTGGCCACTGAAGTACTCTGGAATTTTAGGCCAGCTTATGTCCAACTTGTACATTTGTTGCTCTCCATCTCCCTTCCAAGAAGAGAAGTAATCAAATGCTTTTAacatctgaaaatacaaaaatatgtcTGTTAGCAGTTAGATTCCACAACGGTGGGGTTCGCTTACATCCAGTTTCAACAAATATGAAGATTAGAAGAATCAGCAACAGAAAGTAACTTATACTGAAGCACCGTAAGtggatttcatagaatcacagaatcgtttaggttggaaaagccctctgagatcatccagtccaacaggtgacccatctccaccatgcccactgaccacgtcccacagtaccacatccacacggttcttgaacacctccagggatggtgaccaccacctccctgggcagcccgtgccaatgctccactgctctttctgagaagttcttcctaatatccaatctcAAGTACTCAGGTTAGAAAGGTAAAGAGAAGTTGGTCTGCAGCTATGGCTCTGATGAACTGCAAATGAGGTAACAAAGCCATTTGCGTTGTGGAGCTctggaagtggaaaaaaaacaaaaacaaacaaaaacagggaAGAAGTGCACATGAAGAAGGAAAACGTCTTAGAAATGAGGAAGCTTAAGACTGTAGGAACAGCAAGGCTCAATGCAGTGTATACATTTTGAAACATAACAGAGAAAAGACTGCTGCTTCTAGGTTGCATTTTTGCAGGTGAGGGGTGGGAGAAGAGGGTGAGCATGGGATAGAGATCCGCACACGGGCACGGAAGGGCCAGGGCAGAGTCATGAAGAAGCAAAGTGGCAGCGGCTGGGGACAACAtctttcagctcttctgttAACGGCTTGGCTACAACAGGGGTACCCTGAGCAAACAGGGCTGGGAACAGCACAGGGGAGGAATGTCATAAACGAAACAGCGGAGCAGGGAGGAAGCCTGACAGCAAAGAGAGCAGGCAGGGTCTGTCACTTCGCAATTAGTAATCACACTCTTAAAAGCAGCGTTCATTTAGCATTCCCTGACAAAGCATCGCCCGGCTGCTCATTTACCTCACAACAGCTGCAAAGCCGTGAATACAAACTACTACTTAACAGCCCTAAAGCGGGAAAGGCGCGAACAGGAGGCGGACAAagaacgaaaaaaaaaaagaaaagaaaaaaaaaagaaaaaaaaagaaaagaaaaaaaggtaggggaaaaaaaaaaaaaaaaaaaaggaaaaaagaaaaaaaaaaaaaaaaaaaaggaaaaaagaaaaaaaaaaaagaaaaaaaagaaaaaaggaaaaaaaataagagcttCCTCCCCACATACGGCTGAAGAAAGGCAGCCAAACCCCGAACCCAAAGCCGCCCCTCCCCACCTGCGAGCCCCAGAGGAGGCCGAGCAGCGCCAGCACGGCACCAGCCATCACCAGCCGCGGCTCCGCCGCTTGCTTCCGCCTCATGGCGGCAGGGCGGGCCGCGTTGCCATGGCAGCCACGTGACAGCCCCACCCAGGCCTGAAGGGCTGAGGGGGGGGAATACCTCCGCACATTGGGCTGTCCGAAGCAGTGTCTTGCTCTCCGCCGAGCGGCTGTGGGGCGAAGAAAAAGCGAAGAAGCCCCATGGAAGGATATAGCGTTTTGAAGAGACACCCAGAGGCTGGAAAAGCTTCGAGACTGGCTCTCAGCTCCACGATTTCGTTCAGGCACTGTTGCAGACGACCAAGATGGGGAAGGGCCTTCGAGCTGCCCTGTGACGTCATAGCTGTGCGCCCAGCGCAGGCGCAGGGCTGGCGGAGCGGGCAGTGCGGGCTGTAGAGCTTCTTGCTTCTCTCTTCGCCTCGCCCCGGCTCCTGTCTGTTGTGCTGCTGAGTCCCGCTTCCAAACGCTCGGCCGCGCTCAGCCTTTGCGGCCGCCGGAGCGCAGCAGGCGGCGCGGCtatggctgctggcagctctctgCAGGCGGGCGCGGGCCTCAGAGCCGCGTGCTGAGGGGAGTGATCCCTGCGGCCGTCTTTCTGCCGCTGCCTCGGCCTCCTCGCTGCcctgttctgctctgccctgcccaTCTCCTCCCGCAGCGCTGCGAGCGGCCCTGTGCCGTGCGGAGGCCGGGTGCGGGTTGTGGTGGGGCGTTGAGCAGCGCCCGGCGCGGTGCCTTTGTCTGCCCCCGCAGCGCTGAGGGACCCATCCTATCGCCTTGCGCTGCttattttaaccttttttttttttctttttaaacttatttCTGTCCACATAAAGACTCTCATTGAAAGCTTtgatttagattttttttttaactttattttttgcGGTTGTTTTTCCCTCTATTCAAATACCTGCACTGAGTGAACTAATAAAGATGGATAAGAAATCATTTGAAACCGTGCTGGATGAAATTAGAAaggtaatttttcattttgcatgttAATTTAATCATCTGGTGGTAGAATGCTCCTCTCGAGGAATGTTCCATGTTAAATTGTGTACTGTAATTATCATTTGAGGCTTAAATAAAGACTAAATTATACCTCAGCTTGGAAAACCATAATCCGGCATTGCAGGTGCATCGTGCTCATTGCATACAGCAGTatgtggcagctgtgctgtgcttgctcGGTTTGAGGTagctttattttctcagaaaactgagCCCATGTCCACACTGTTAGCGAACTAACAAGATATGCTTGGAGAATGCTTATTTCATATATGTTTATCATGGCTTTTAAATGGTAATAAAAGCCAGAATAACCTATCAGCACATTGGTCAGGGTGAAGGGATGCTTGGCTAGTCCAGCTGAAGTAGTGAGCTTGTAACATGAGATGTATTTTATATACTACCTTTCATATATACGTTTAGGAGACAGAACACATAAATCACACACCGTGGGGAGTTTCTAGGCTGCATTCTGCTTGCCATATTGAAATGTACGCCTCCATCAGTTCATGAGCGTTTCCTTCCTCTGAGTTGGTCCGTGTTCTGAACTCTGGTGATGTGTCTCCTGTTACAGAAGTGCTGAGCAAAATACTTGTTTGATGTAGAAGGCAGAGGTACAGACCTGCCCTCCTGTTCCCTGGCAGATGCTAATGTTTCATTCTGCATGGAGCTCTGCTTTTGAAAGGGAAGTTGGAGACGGATAGCTGGGGCAGTTCCTAACTgatggaaatggaaacagaaaaataagtgtcAGAATTCTTTAGGATCACTGAGAGATGAATGGAAGCATGGGTCCTGTCTTGTGTGGGAAGTTCAAGCCTTGATAACTAGTTGGGAAGTTAAGCAGAGGTGAGGAAACATCACAGAGCTGGTATGTGTCCCGCTAAAGCTGCTGTGGTGTGGAAGGGAAGGGTATGCACCAGATGTTGTCCTTACAAGGGGCTGTCCAGAAGGGATCATTTGCTCAGTGTGTTATGGTACCAGAGGGTGCAGCTCCTGCTTGAGATGCAGCAGTGGCCATGGTTGAAGTTATTCTTTTGGGTGAATTGGGGTACAAAGTGCTTTTGCACAAAAGCCCCAGTTATGTTTGCTGGCATAAAGGCACCTGTGGGCGTTTTATATAAGGTCGCTCTCATAAACTTCTCTTTATAAAGCAGGTTGGATATTGGgcatatacatgtatatatgtatgctGTATTACCAGCTAAGGATGTGACACAATAATTCCAGGAGATGGATTTGCCTCCTAACCTGAGGACTGTCATGGGAAATACGGGGATAAAATCAGGGAACAGTTTGCATGTGAAGGACTT encodes:
- the NHLRC3 gene encoding LOW QUALITY PROTEIN: NHL repeat-containing protein 3 (The sequence of the model RefSeq protein was modified relative to this genomic sequence to represent the inferred CDS: inserted 3 bases in 2 codons; deleted 1 base in 1 codon), with the translated sequence MGRAEQNRAARRPRQRQKDGRRDHSPQHAALRPAPACRELPAAIAAPPAALRRPQRLSAAERLEAGLSSTXRQEPGRGEERSKKLYSPHCPLRQPCACAGRTAMTSQGSSKALPHLGRLQQCLNEIVELRASLEAFPASGCLFKTLYPSMGLLRFFFAPQPLGGEQTLLRTAQCAEVFPPLXALQAWVGLSRGCHGNAARPAAMRRKQAAEPRLVMAGAVLALLGLLWGSQMLKAFDYFSSWKGDGEQQMYKLDISWPKIPEYFSGQTFCVAVDSLHGLVYVGQRGDDVPKVLVFSEEGYFLYSWNDTVEMPHGIFVSNTATDSSVWITDVGSGKYGHTVKQYSPSGKLLQVLGTPGNAGSSLNPLQFDQPAEVFVEESGEMYVVDGDGGMNNRLLKLSEDYKEIWLSGENGTGIGQFKIPHSVTVDPFGRVWVADRDNRRIQVFDKVTGEWLGAWSSCFSEDGPYSVRFTGNYKYLIVAHLNTNRLAILAAPPVGEIGDCAIVSTIQLADETKPHLVDVDVKSGAIYIAEIGAQQVQRFVPLS